The following proteins are co-located in the bacterium BMS3Abin08 genome:
- the nifB gene encoding feMo cofactor biosynthesis protein NifB, whose protein sequence is MMTRLKIRKNKDIMKEHPCFSKEAHHRFGRIHLPVAPACNIQCRYCIRKYDCANESRPGVSSRVFTPREALERVRLLLERDEHVSVIGIAGPGEPLANDATFEVLESIHREFPDLILCVSTNGLYLTDRLEDLLKAGVKSLTITINAVVPETAEKVYSWVSYRGRSYTGRSAAETLLSNQRRGLGDAISAGLIVKINSVLIPGINDKEIPFIAWLAGRKGADLMNIIPLIPQAEFKDLKRPTRETINSLREECKQYIPQMTHCRQCRADAFGILGEDKDMELEVINAMIGEDYCEMVL, encoded by the coding sequence ATGATGACGCGCTTAAAGATACGCAAGAACAAGGATATTATGAAAGAGCACCCGTGTTTCTCAAAAGAGGCACATCACAGGTTCGGCAGGATCCATCTCCCGGTGGCCCCTGCATGCAATATACAGTGCAGGTACTGCATACGGAAATACGACTGTGCCAATGAATCAAGGCCGGGGGTCTCAAGCCGGGTGTTTACACCCCGGGAGGCGCTGGAAAGGGTGAGATTACTGCTGGAGAGGGATGAGCACGTAAGTGTTATAGGGATCGCAGGCCCCGGAGAGCCGCTGGCAAATGACGCCACTTTTGAGGTCTTGGAATCAATTCACAGGGAATTCCCTGATTTGATCCTCTGTGTATCGACAAATGGCCTTTACCTCACTGACAGGCTTGAAGACCTTCTGAAGGCAGGGGTAAAGAGCCTGACAATTACGATAAACGCCGTGGTACCCGAGACTGCTGAGAAGGTATATTCATGGGTCTCATACAGGGGGAGGAGTTATACCGGCAGGTCAGCGGCGGAGACTCTCTTGAGCAACCAGAGGAGGGGACTCGGAGACGCAATCAGTGCAGGGCTTATTGTAAAGATTAACAGCGTCCTGATTCCGGGCATTAATGACAAGGAGATTCCCTTCATAGCATGGCTTGCCGGCAGAAAAGGGGCTGACCTCATGAATATAATTCCACTGATTCCACAGGCTGAATTTAAGGACCTGAAAAGACCAACCCGCGAGACGATAAACAGCCTGCGCGAAGAGTGCAAACAGTATATTCCTCAGATGACTCACTGCAGGCAATGCAGGGCCGATGCCTTTGGCATCCTCGGTGAGGACAAAGATATGGAACTCGAAGTGATAAATGCAATGATTGGTGAGGATTACTGTGAGATGGTTTTGTAA